Proteins from a genomic interval of Vicia villosa cultivar HV-30 ecotype Madison, WI unplaced genomic scaffold, Vvil1.0 ctg.000107F_1_1, whole genome shotgun sequence:
- the LOC131624168 gene encoding B3 domain-containing transcription factor VRN1-like: protein MACELSELKKPIHFFKIIVTQSLHQEKLMIPRKFVKKYGEYLPKAICLKTPNGADWKISIVKNDGKIWLEKGWKEFADSHSLSHAHLLVFKYETASHFEVRIFDMSALEIKYPEVNNEEDCRASQKRKSYSSFEIGSTSCVKKDKGKQGNTALERAEEFKTCNPSFVVVMGASYVGGRFLLFIPSMFGKAHFDMNKEKGYIYFQVLDHGLVWPAKYSTCRRCNGGIMFEVTSGWKEFSMDNSLKVGDVCKFELILRTNMTFHVHIFRNTNEVNADCSTTSARVSFFLISMPIPLLFS from the exons ATGGCTTGTGAATTATCTGAGTTGAAAAAACCAATTCATTTTTTCAAGATCATAGTTACTCAAagtcttcatcaagaaaagctc ATGATACCAAGAAAGTTTGTGAAGAAATATGGAGAATATCTTCCAAAAGCTATATGTCTAAAGACTCCCAATGGTGCAGACTGGAAAATTAGTATAGTAAAAAATGATGGAAAGATATGGCTTGAAAAGGGTTGGAAAGAATTTGCAGACTCTCATTCTCTATCTCATGCCCATCTTCTTGTTTTCAAATATGAAACAGCTTCCCATTTTGAGGTAAGAATCTTTGATATGAGTGCTCTAGAGATAAAATATCCTGAAGTCAATAATGAAGAAGATTGTAGAGCAAGTCAAAAGAGAAAATCTTACTCCTCCTTTGAAATTGGAAGTACTAGTTGCGTTAAAAAAGACAAAG GAAAACAAGGGAATACAGCACTTGAAAGAGCAGAAGAGTTCAAAACATGCAATCCATCATTTGTTGTTGTCATGGGTGCATCTTATGTTGGAGGCCGTTTTCTTTTG TTTATACCTTCCATGTTTGGCAAGGCACACTTTGATATGAACAAGGAGAAAGGATATATTTATTTCCAGGTGTTGGATCATGGATTAGTTTGGCCTGCAAAGTACTCAACCTGCAGAAGGTGCAATGGAGGAATAATGTTTGAAGTTACAAGTGGGTGGAAGGAATTCTCAATGGACAATAGTTTGAAAGTTGGTGATGTTTGCAAATTTGAACTCATTCTTAGAACTAATATGACCTTTCATGTTCACATTTTTAGAAACACAAATGAAGTCAACGCAGATTGTTCAACAACATCTGC